Proteins from a genomic interval of Nematostella vectensis chromosome 12, jaNemVect1.1, whole genome shotgun sequence:
- the LOC116603665 gene encoding flagellar attachment zone protein 1 isoform X2, with the protein MKAFEARCPHRKPSSSISVAHFSEGRMPDLDIMSSQLQRTITDLNDLTLRYQEVLKERRDLENKLDQAESDLEVKHKRVEELERQKSETTTEFLQAYNFANTAKESVVQQLQRLHRDLQERNSYIIALQMKLLSSQERIDSLKGQLAETQAKADGLEQQLSEVTRNYDHQRRESIKLCERLETHKTEIQRSAELKQKLRETQFNWQKAKADCEKLAQELNELKDWCEVLNSRYDIVETEKNQIQESHESKAAENSNLRRRIDELELRISLAGRETEELKKAKTDMEETLKKLKEQRDSFAEYRKEALSERDAARIERDEAVRKYNELLTSRDETITKHAEHSRHFEMQSEKATEEIRELHRRLAECELENQELYRRLDEEDEKEDTEPDGSMLLVPGNPVDCSTCPDNGPINKASFNWKERRQTTNIIESMKKRLNRNPGMKRQEPVAYPTSDTDIGYENLDKRLEELVPEMAQLSVQTKQCLSLERNKYLFKSPPQFEQLAHMFESSICSPPSSLVDGGDLSKSLSSGDFSISNALSSTTSTDSGIGSYQQQSSMESDGSYRQQSSMESDAFEAEATDAPIAVKSPKKPPFLKSYSTPSSIFHEVHGLYLDPAKGRSNAIKVKGKRYNNKALILGDDYGDDHDVEEEVKRALESPSIAKHPFRDRAQAFHFTDRRTSLPLMETTEPTAESGENKKDRSSTIQ; encoded by the exons ATGAAAGCATTTGAAGCTAGATGTCCGCACAGAAAACCAAGCTCTTCTATCTCCGTTGCACATTTTA GCGAGGGTCGGATGCCAGACTTAGACATCATGAGCAGCCAACTGCAGCGTACAATCACAGACCTGAACGACCTGACACTCAGATACCAAGAAGTGCTGAAAGAGAGACGGGACCTCGAAAACAAGCTCGACCAAGCTGAGAGCGACTTGGAGGTCAAGCACAAGCGAGTGGAAGAGCTAGAAAGACAGAAATCCGAGACAACCACCGAGTTCCTCCAAGCGTACAATTTCGCTAACACTGCCAAGGAATCCGTGGTTCAACAGTTACAGCGACTTCATCGAGACCTACAAGAGCGAAATTCGTACATTATTGCTCTTCAGATGAAACTGTTGTCGTCTCAGGAGAGGATTGACAGTTTAAAAGGCCAGCTGGCGGAGACACAAGCCAAGGCGGACGGATTAGAACAACAACTGAGCGAGGTTACCAGAAATTATGACCATCAGAGACGAGAGTCCATAAAGCTATGTGAGCGACTCGAGACACATAAAACAGAGATCCAACGATCGGCGGAGCTCAAACAGAAGCTTCGTGAGACTCAGTTCAACTGGCAAAAGGCGAAGGCCGATTGTGAAAAACTGGCTCAGGAATTAAACGAGTTGAAAGACTGGTGTGAG GTACTCAACTCACGCTATGACATCGTCGAGACAGAGAAGAACCAGATACAGGAAAGCCACGAGTCGAAGGCCGCTGAGAACTCTAATCTGCGACGCCGCATTGACGAGTTAGAGCTGCGCATATCTCTGGCGGGGAGAGAGACGGAGGAACTCAAGAAAGCCAAGACGGACATGGAGGAGACCCTCAAGAAACTGAAGGAGCAGAGGGACAGCTTTGCCGAATACAG GAAAGAAGCATTAAGCGAACGAGATGCAGCACGTATCGAGAGAGACGAAGCCGTACGGAAATACAACGAACTGCTGACGAGTCGAGACGAGACCATCACGAAACATGCTGAGCATAGTCGGCACTTTGAGATGCAATCGGAAAAGGCTACGGAAGAAATCCGAGAGCTGCACCGACGACTCGCCGAGTGTGAGTTGGAAAATCAGGAGCTTTACCGACGACTGGACGAGGAAGACGAGAAAGAAGATACGGAGCCG GATGGGTCAATGCTCCTTGTCCCTGGTAACCCTGTGGATTGCTCAACATGTCCTGACAACGGGCCTATCAACAAGGCCTCCTTTAACTGGAAAGAACGTCGACAAACAACTAACATCATCGAGAGCATGAAAAAGCGATTGAACCGGAACCCGGGTATGAAAAGACAGGAGCCTGTGGCGTATCCTACCAGCGACACGGATATAGGCTATGAAAACCTTGACAAGAGGCTTGAAGAGCTAGTTCCTGAAATGGCTCAGTTATCGGTGCAAACTAAGCAGTGCCTAAGCCTGGAAAGAAACAAGTATCTCTTTAAGTCGCCTCCCCAGTTCGAACAACTCGCACACATGTTCGAGTCGTCAATTTGTAGTCCCCCTTCTTCGCTAGTTGATGGAGGAGATCTTAGCAAGTCGTTGTCGTCCGGGGATTTTTCCATTAGCAATGCTCTTAGTTCCACCACAAGCACTGACAGTGGAATAGGGAGCTATCAACAGCAGTCAAGTATGGAATCAGACGGGAGCTATCGACAGCAGTCAAGTATGGAATCAGACGCATTTGAGGCGGAAGCTACCGACGCCCCGATTGCGGTAAAATCTCCTAAGAAACCGCCCTTTCTGAAAAGTTATTCCACCCCTTCCAGCATCTTCCATGAAGTGCATGGTCTATATTTGGACCCTGCAAAAGGGAGAAGTAACGCGATCAAGGTTAAAGGGAAACGCTATAATAATAAAGCATTAATACTGGGGGATGATTATGGTGACGATCATGATGTAGAAGAGGAGGTCAAGCGAGCTCTTGAATCGCCCTCTATCGCCAAGCATCCATTCAGGGATCGTGCCCAGGCTTTTCACTTCACGGATAGGCGCACGTCCCTCCCTCTAATGGAGACGACGGAGCCTACCGCTGAATCAGGAGAGAACAAAAAAGATCGCTCAAGTACCATACAGTGA
- the LOC116603665 gene encoding flagellar attachment zone protein 1 isoform X1, with protein MAQNDEDNTTEILERNRVEIVQRLQLDRTFLFDYLRSKAIFDRTDCEYVLSEKTQDKKASKFLDILQTKGDEGFQHFVDALQLLNPGLYEKVTGEKASAKPNPIMTEMRRSFIGEGRMPDLDIMSSQLQRTITDLNDLTLRYQEVLKERRDLENKLDQAESDLEVKHKRVEELERQKSETTTEFLQAYNFANTAKESVVQQLQRLHRDLQERNSYIIALQMKLLSSQERIDSLKGQLAETQAKADGLEQQLSEVTRNYDHQRRESIKLCERLETHKTEIQRSAELKQKLRETQFNWQKAKADCEKLAQELNELKDWCEVLNSRYDIVETEKNQIQESHESKAAENSNLRRRIDELELRISLAGRETEELKKAKTDMEETLKKLKEQRDSFAEYRKEALSERDAARIERDEAVRKYNELLTSRDETITKHAEHSRHFEMQSEKATEEIRELHRRLAECELENQELYRRLDEEDEKEDTEPDGSMLLVPGNPVDCSTCPDNGPINKASFNWKERRQTTNIIESMKKRLNRNPGMKRQEPVAYPTSDTDIGYENLDKRLEELVPEMAQLSVQTKQCLSLERNKYLFKSPPQFEQLAHMFESSICSPPSSLVDGGDLSKSLSSGDFSISNALSSTTSTDSGIGSYQQQSSMESDGSYRQQSSMESDAFEAEATDAPIAVKSPKKPPFLKSYSTPSSIFHEVHGLYLDPAKGRSNAIKVKGKRYNNKALILGDDYGDDHDVEEEVKRALESPSIAKHPFRDRAQAFHFTDRRTSLPLMETTEPTAESGENKKDRSSTIQ; from the exons ATGGCGCAAAATGACGAAGACAATACGACAGAGATTCTGGAGAGAAATCGAGTGGAAATTGTGCAGAGACTTCAGCTGGATCGAACTTTCTTGTTCGATTACTTGCGTAGTAAAGCGATATTTGACAGGACAGACTGCGAGTACGTGCTTAGCGagaagacacaagacaagaagGCTAGTAAATTTCTTGATATTCTACAAACCAAAGGCGATGAGGGTTTTCAACACTTTGTAGACGCTTTGCAGCTTTTGAATCCAGGCTTGTACGAGAAGGTCACTGGCGAAAAAGCAAGTGCGA AGCCAAACCCAATCATGACAGAAATGAGAAGGAGCTTTATAG GCGAGGGTCGGATGCCAGACTTAGACATCATGAGCAGCCAACTGCAGCGTACAATCACAGACCTGAACGACCTGACACTCAGATACCAAGAAGTGCTGAAAGAGAGACGGGACCTCGAAAACAAGCTCGACCAAGCTGAGAGCGACTTGGAGGTCAAGCACAAGCGAGTGGAAGAGCTAGAAAGACAGAAATCCGAGACAACCACCGAGTTCCTCCAAGCGTACAATTTCGCTAACACTGCCAAGGAATCCGTGGTTCAACAGTTACAGCGACTTCATCGAGACCTACAAGAGCGAAATTCGTACATTATTGCTCTTCAGATGAAACTGTTGTCGTCTCAGGAGAGGATTGACAGTTTAAAAGGCCAGCTGGCGGAGACACAAGCCAAGGCGGACGGATTAGAACAACAACTGAGCGAGGTTACCAGAAATTATGACCATCAGAGACGAGAGTCCATAAAGCTATGTGAGCGACTCGAGACACATAAAACAGAGATCCAACGATCGGCGGAGCTCAAACAGAAGCTTCGTGAGACTCAGTTCAACTGGCAAAAGGCGAAGGCCGATTGTGAAAAACTGGCTCAGGAATTAAACGAGTTGAAAGACTGGTGTGAG GTACTCAACTCACGCTATGACATCGTCGAGACAGAGAAGAACCAGATACAGGAAAGCCACGAGTCGAAGGCCGCTGAGAACTCTAATCTGCGACGCCGCATTGACGAGTTAGAGCTGCGCATATCTCTGGCGGGGAGAGAGACGGAGGAACTCAAGAAAGCCAAGACGGACATGGAGGAGACCCTCAAGAAACTGAAGGAGCAGAGGGACAGCTTTGCCGAATACAG GAAAGAAGCATTAAGCGAACGAGATGCAGCACGTATCGAGAGAGACGAAGCCGTACGGAAATACAACGAACTGCTGACGAGTCGAGACGAGACCATCACGAAACATGCTGAGCATAGTCGGCACTTTGAGATGCAATCGGAAAAGGCTACGGAAGAAATCCGAGAGCTGCACCGACGACTCGCCGAGTGTGAGTTGGAAAATCAGGAGCTTTACCGACGACTGGACGAGGAAGACGAGAAAGAAGATACGGAGCCG GATGGGTCAATGCTCCTTGTCCCTGGTAACCCTGTGGATTGCTCAACATGTCCTGACAACGGGCCTATCAACAAGGCCTCCTTTAACTGGAAAGAACGTCGACAAACAACTAACATCATCGAGAGCATGAAAAAGCGATTGAACCGGAACCCGGGTATGAAAAGACAGGAGCCTGTGGCGTATCCTACCAGCGACACGGATATAGGCTATGAAAACCTTGACAAGAGGCTTGAAGAGCTAGTTCCTGAAATGGCTCAGTTATCGGTGCAAACTAAGCAGTGCCTAAGCCTGGAAAGAAACAAGTATCTCTTTAAGTCGCCTCCCCAGTTCGAACAACTCGCACACATGTTCGAGTCGTCAATTTGTAGTCCCCCTTCTTCGCTAGTTGATGGAGGAGATCTTAGCAAGTCGTTGTCGTCCGGGGATTTTTCCATTAGCAATGCTCTTAGTTCCACCACAAGCACTGACAGTGGAATAGGGAGCTATCAACAGCAGTCAAGTATGGAATCAGACGGGAGCTATCGACAGCAGTCAAGTATGGAATCAGACGCATTTGAGGCGGAAGCTACCGACGCCCCGATTGCGGTAAAATCTCCTAAGAAACCGCCCTTTCTGAAAAGTTATTCCACCCCTTCCAGCATCTTCCATGAAGTGCATGGTCTATATTTGGACCCTGCAAAAGGGAGAAGTAACGCGATCAAGGTTAAAGGGAAACGCTATAATAATAAAGCATTAATACTGGGGGATGATTATGGTGACGATCATGATGTAGAAGAGGAGGTCAAGCGAGCTCTTGAATCGCCCTCTATCGCCAAGCATCCATTCAGGGATCGTGCCCAGGCTTTTCACTTCACGGATAGGCGCACGTCCCTCCCTCTAATGGAGACGACGGAGCCTACCGCTGAATCAGGAGAGAACAAAAAAGATCGCTCAAGTACCATACAGTGA
- the LOC116603665 gene encoding flagellar attachment zone protein 1 isoform X3, giving the protein MPDLDIMSSQLQRTITDLNDLTLRYQEVLKERRDLENKLDQAESDLEVKHKRVEELERQKSETTTEFLQAYNFANTAKESVVQQLQRLHRDLQERNSYIIALQMKLLSSQERIDSLKGQLAETQAKADGLEQQLSEVTRNYDHQRRESIKLCERLETHKTEIQRSAELKQKLRETQFNWQKAKADCEKLAQELNELKDWCEVLNSRYDIVETEKNQIQESHESKAAENSNLRRRIDELELRISLAGRETEELKKAKTDMEETLKKLKEQRDSFAEYRKEALSERDAARIERDEAVRKYNELLTSRDETITKHAEHSRHFEMQSEKATEEIRELHRRLAECELENQELYRRLDEEDEKEDTEPDGSMLLVPGNPVDCSTCPDNGPINKASFNWKERRQTTNIIESMKKRLNRNPGMKRQEPVAYPTSDTDIGYENLDKRLEELVPEMAQLSVQTKQCLSLERNKYLFKSPPQFEQLAHMFESSICSPPSSLVDGGDLSKSLSSGDFSISNALSSTTSTDSGIGSYQQQSSMESDGSYRQQSSMESDAFEAEATDAPIAVKSPKKPPFLKSYSTPSSIFHEVHGLYLDPAKGRSNAIKVKGKRYNNKALILGDDYGDDHDVEEEVKRALESPSIAKHPFRDRAQAFHFTDRRTSLPLMETTEPTAESGENKKDRSSTIQ; this is encoded by the exons ATGCCAGACTTAGACATCATGAGCAGCCAACTGCAGCGTACAATCACAGACCTGAACGACCTGACACTCAGATACCAAGAAGTGCTGAAAGAGAGACGGGACCTCGAAAACAAGCTCGACCAAGCTGAGAGCGACTTGGAGGTCAAGCACAAGCGAGTGGAAGAGCTAGAAAGACAGAAATCCGAGACAACCACCGAGTTCCTCCAAGCGTACAATTTCGCTAACACTGCCAAGGAATCCGTGGTTCAACAGTTACAGCGACTTCATCGAGACCTACAAGAGCGAAATTCGTACATTATTGCTCTTCAGATGAAACTGTTGTCGTCTCAGGAGAGGATTGACAGTTTAAAAGGCCAGCTGGCGGAGACACAAGCCAAGGCGGACGGATTAGAACAACAACTGAGCGAGGTTACCAGAAATTATGACCATCAGAGACGAGAGTCCATAAAGCTATGTGAGCGACTCGAGACACATAAAACAGAGATCCAACGATCGGCGGAGCTCAAACAGAAGCTTCGTGAGACTCAGTTCAACTGGCAAAAGGCGAAGGCCGATTGTGAAAAACTGGCTCAGGAATTAAACGAGTTGAAAGACTGGTGTGAG GTACTCAACTCACGCTATGACATCGTCGAGACAGAGAAGAACCAGATACAGGAAAGCCACGAGTCGAAGGCCGCTGAGAACTCTAATCTGCGACGCCGCATTGACGAGTTAGAGCTGCGCATATCTCTGGCGGGGAGAGAGACGGAGGAACTCAAGAAAGCCAAGACGGACATGGAGGAGACCCTCAAGAAACTGAAGGAGCAGAGGGACAGCTTTGCCGAATACAG GAAAGAAGCATTAAGCGAACGAGATGCAGCACGTATCGAGAGAGACGAAGCCGTACGGAAATACAACGAACTGCTGACGAGTCGAGACGAGACCATCACGAAACATGCTGAGCATAGTCGGCACTTTGAGATGCAATCGGAAAAGGCTACGGAAGAAATCCGAGAGCTGCACCGACGACTCGCCGAGTGTGAGTTGGAAAATCAGGAGCTTTACCGACGACTGGACGAGGAAGACGAGAAAGAAGATACGGAGCCG GATGGGTCAATGCTCCTTGTCCCTGGTAACCCTGTGGATTGCTCAACATGTCCTGACAACGGGCCTATCAACAAGGCCTCCTTTAACTGGAAAGAACGTCGACAAACAACTAACATCATCGAGAGCATGAAAAAGCGATTGAACCGGAACCCGGGTATGAAAAGACAGGAGCCTGTGGCGTATCCTACCAGCGACACGGATATAGGCTATGAAAACCTTGACAAGAGGCTTGAAGAGCTAGTTCCTGAAATGGCTCAGTTATCGGTGCAAACTAAGCAGTGCCTAAGCCTGGAAAGAAACAAGTATCTCTTTAAGTCGCCTCCCCAGTTCGAACAACTCGCACACATGTTCGAGTCGTCAATTTGTAGTCCCCCTTCTTCGCTAGTTGATGGAGGAGATCTTAGCAAGTCGTTGTCGTCCGGGGATTTTTCCATTAGCAATGCTCTTAGTTCCACCACAAGCACTGACAGTGGAATAGGGAGCTATCAACAGCAGTCAAGTATGGAATCAGACGGGAGCTATCGACAGCAGTCAAGTATGGAATCAGACGCATTTGAGGCGGAAGCTACCGACGCCCCGATTGCGGTAAAATCTCCTAAGAAACCGCCCTTTCTGAAAAGTTATTCCACCCCTTCCAGCATCTTCCATGAAGTGCATGGTCTATATTTGGACCCTGCAAAAGGGAGAAGTAACGCGATCAAGGTTAAAGGGAAACGCTATAATAATAAAGCATTAATACTGGGGGATGATTATGGTGACGATCATGATGTAGAAGAGGAGGTCAAGCGAGCTCTTGAATCGCCCTCTATCGCCAAGCATCCATTCAGGGATCGTGCCCAGGCTTTTCACTTCACGGATAGGCGCACGTCCCTCCCTCTAATGGAGACGACGGAGCCTACCGCTGAATCAGGAGAGAACAAAAAAGATCGCTCAAGTACCATACAGTGA
- the LOC5520241 gene encoding glucokinase regulatory protein, with protein sequence MRFYVMAEEAVEPITELSNKLTLDIDTSDPGEIVSKLYQCDKELFDGWNNYPSMLCEDTIHVVSQLAKACLRVLKNRGLIVISGCGTSGRLAFATSKKFNALAKSQGSLGANPYDYLISGGDEALFSSREIPEDDWEQGQADLIALCKGHANVLYIGVTCGLSAPYVAGQLDYCLDNPDLFTSVLVGFNPVHMSRKAPIEGWSKTFYDVACKLQDCKNGIILNPVLGPEAITGSTRMKGGSATKMIIETALFLAHLQVPNTPGGGMNLSPLDLLQEYKHVLHETYSHLKELTEAVSICGESLKNKGHVYYVSWGSVGFLPLLDAAECVPTFSSNFHDIRAFMDGGFTSLGNKEGQLLSLDISLLEFENNMLPHVSCLDSVVFVCLSGVHLPKLQEVVIKLSTQQANIIVICLPQLYKDCINLANDITYIVLNVEQSSEVQMGSELVQLVYYESLLELSVKWVLNCLSTGAHILKGKVLQNYMIDLKVSNNKLFHRAISIISKFGSCSKEDSFKALLKSIYRCDEVNKGIINMVTSQHISASMAREQVVPLAILLAKGRHDVATARKLLESKTIAVILQDQIMDCKVLKVF encoded by the exons ATGCGGTTTTATGTAATGGCGGAAGAGGCAGTAGAACCGATTACAGAACTCTCAAACAAGCTCACTCTCGATATAGATACTAGTGACCCCGGAGAAATAGTGAGCAAACTTTACCAATGCGACAAAGAACTTTTCGATGGATGGAATAACTACCCGTCCATGTTATGTGAAGACACAATACACGTAGTTTCCCAGTTGGCAAAAGCTTGTCTTCGTGTACTGAAGAACCGAGGTCTTATAGTGATTTCTGGCTGCGGAACATCAGGGAGGCTAGCATTTGCAACATCTAAGAAATTCAACGCCCTAGCGAAGTCACAGGGATCGCTTGGTGCCAATCCATACGATTATTTAATATCCGGAGGGGACGAAGCTCTCTTTTCTTCGAGGGAAATCCCCGAAGATGACTGGGAACAGGGTCAGGCTGATCTGATTGCTTTGTGTAAGGGGCACGCCAACGTCTTGTATATCGGTGTCACGTGTGGATTATCAGCACCTTATGTTGCTGGTCAGCTGGACTATTGTTTGGATAACCCAGACTTGTTCACCTCTGTATTGGTAGGGTTTAACCCAGTACATATGTCCAGGAAAGCACCAATTGAGGGCTGGTCCAAGACGTTCTATGATGTGGCTTGTAAACTACAAG ATTGCAAAAATGGAATAATTTTGAATCCAGTGTTGGGTCCAGAGGCCATCACTGGTTCAACCCGCATGAAGGGCGGAAGTGCCACAAAGATGATAATAGAAACAGCTTTATTTCTAGCTCATCTTCAAGTACCAAATACCCCTGGTGGAGGGATGAATCTTAGCCCACTCGACCTCCTACAAGAGTATAAGCATGTACTACATGAAACATACTCCCATTTAAAGGAACTCACTGAGGCTGTTTCTATATGTGGGGAGAGTCTGAAAAACAAAGGACATGTTTACTATGTGAGCTGGGGTTCAGTTGGATTTTTACCACTTTTAGATGCCGCAGAATGTGTTCCTACCTTCAGTTCAAACTTTCATGATATTAGAGCATTCATGGATGGGGGATTCACTTCTCTTGGAAACAAAGAAGGGCAGTTACTAAGTTTAGATATTTCACTTCTGGAATTTGAGAATAACATGCTTCCTCATGTCTCATGTTTGGACAGTGTGGTGTTTGTGTGTTTGTCTGGGGTTCATCTTCCAAAACTCCAGGAAGTTGTGATAAAATTGTCCACTCAGCAAGCAAACATTATTGTCATCTGCTTGCCTCAACTATATAAAGACTGTATAAACTTGGCAAATGACATTACTTATATTGTTCTCAATGTAGAGCAAAGCTCAGAGGTTCAGATGGGATCTGAACTTGTTCAATTGGTATATTATGAATCTTTGCTGGAATTGTCAGTTAAGTGGGTACTTAACTGTTTATCAACAGGAGCACATATCCTTAAAGGAAAAGTTCTACAGAATTACATGATAGATTTAAAAGTCTCTAATAACAAGCTTTTTCACAGAGCAATTTCAATAATATCCAAGTTTGGATCATGCAGTAAAGAAGACTCCTTTAAGGCACTGTTAAAGTCCATCTACAGATGTGATGAGGTAAACAAAGGCATTATAAATATGGTGACATCACAACACATCAGTGCTAGTATGGCGCGAGAGCAAGTGGTTCCCCTTGCCATACTGCTAGCCAAAGGGAGGCACGATGTCGCCACAGCAAGGAAACTACTCGAAAGCAAAACTATTGCTGTAATACTGCAAGATCAGATTATGGATTGTAAAGTTTTAAAGGTGTTCTAA
- the LOC5520162 gene encoding phosphoribosyl pyrophosphate synthase-associated protein 2 yields MAVDPTQGGVLVFSLNTAKELSESIARRLGVLPAPVHVGQFANKESKVHIGVSVRGRDVFIIQTGQGEETTCNNALMELLIMAYACRNASARRIVGVIPYLPYSKQSKMHKRGAIPAKLMASLLGKSGLTSIITMDLHSKEIQGFYDIPVDNLRASPFIVHYINESVPDCRNAVIVAKNPASAQRATSFAERLRLGIAVIHGEQKESEGDQCDGRQSPPPKPENSIGFNFVPLENELNVPGFLPKEKPPMNVVGDVGGKIAIIVDDMIDDATTFVDAARLLRDRGAYKIYVMVTHGLLSGSAPELIEGSEIDEVVVTNTVPHDSKVARCSKIKTIDISQLLAEAVRRIHNGESMGYLFRNVPLED; encoded by the exons ATGGCCGTGGACCCGACCCAAGGGGGCGTTCTCGTGTTTTCGCTCAACACGGCGAAGGAGCTGTCAGAGTCGATCGCAAG GAGACTAGGTGTTCTGCCTGCTCCTGTCCATGTGGGACAATTTGCCAATAAAG AGTCCAAAGTGCATATTGGTGTGTCTGTGAGAGGGCGCGATGTTTTTATCATCCAAACTGGACAGGG GGAAGAAACAACTTGTAATAATGCATTAATGGAGCTACTCATCATGGCATATGCATGCAGGAATGCCAGCGCAAGGAGGATTGTGG GTGTTATCCCATATTTGCCGTATTCCAAGCAGAGTAAGATGCATAAGCGTGGTGCGATCCCTGCAAAGCTCATGGCCTCCCTCTTGGGAAAATCTG GTCTAACCAGCATCATCACTATGGACTTGCATTCCAAAGAGATCCAAGGCTTCTACGACATACCTGTTGACAACCTGAGGGCCTCACCATTCATTGTACATTACATCAATGAATCG GTGCCAGATTGCCGAAATGCCGTCATTGTTGCCAAGAATCCTGCTTCTGCTCAAAG GGCCACTTCATTTGCGGAGCGCCTTAGGCTAGGGATAGCTGTCATACACGGAGAGCAGAAGGAGTCGGAAGGCGACCAGTGTGATGGTAGACAATCACCTCCACCAAAACCAGAGAATTCTATTGGGTTCAACTTTGTGCCTCTTGAAAACGAATTAAATGTCCCAG gtTTTCTTCCTAAAGAAAAACCTCCAATGAATGTtgttggtgatgttggagggaAAATAGCAATTATTGTG GATGACATGATTGATGACGCTACCACTTTCGTGGACGCCGCAAGGCTGTTGCGCGACAGAGGAGCATACAAGATCTATGTGATGGTAACGCATGGCCTGTTGTCTGGTAGCGCCCCTGAGTTGATTGAAGGCTCTGAGATCGACGAG gtcgttGTGACGAACACCGTGCCCCATGATTCCAAAGTTGCTCGCTGCAGCAAGATCAAGACCATAGATATCAGCCAACTTCTCGCCGAAGCAGTTCGCAGAATTCACAATGGAGAATCTATGGGTTACTTGTTCAGAAATGTACCGCTTGAGGACTAA
- the LOC116603698 gene encoding uncharacterized protein LOC116603698 yields the protein MGLLKMDGFFTCFILIVSLFPVVQSTVTHYILGKADESCDDACYAHAMVCNSTSSFGPDVLAVFRSVGVQCKTDYIHNVYYNEYDPSVFTSGANKGLCSGFARVLYPWKCEAREPEARRLCACSLCPTCTFTTSPTTSQTTSQIAPSSTQPTSAPTDKPTDVTPTDVTTGLPTSSTHSTSPTVQTTPAFTTSPATILPPTAKTTSSTCSTSKPTEDVGTSPEPSTENETHTPTTYPTPPPNPTDDTSSTVNMSSIVQPTGIANGGAVEGSIRRWMAVWIPVCIVVALACVLIPLFIFHRRRKREQKKDKLHVSDSTVRKKSSGSKGENAASRKYEWINGRHSNLYDSFQLEENIYETPAKTDYEDMSYNDNSLSKSNTEDDYGGYDYARWQDTASLKDSLQREKSENVLYEGVKPTGEGQGNSETFNVLYVSQEDGPINKLPIPKPTAYQHC from the exons ATGGGACTCTTAAAAATGGATGGATTTTTCACTTGTTTCATTCTGATCGTTTCATTATTTCCGGTGGTCCAAAGTACGG TGACGCACTATATTCTGGGGAAGGCAGACGAGAGTTGCGACGATGCGTGTTATGCACACGCTATGGTTTGTAACAGCACAAGCTCCTTCGGACCAGATGTCTTGGCCGTCTTCAGATCTGTCGGGGTCCAGTGCAAAACCGATTATATACACAATGT TTACTACAATGAGTACGACCCAAGCGTTTTCACTTCCGGTGCTAACAAAGGCTTGTGTAGCGGCTTTGCCCGCGTGCTCTATCCATGGAAGTGCGAGGCACGTGAGCCAGAGGCACGCAGACTCTGCGCATGCTCTCTATGTCCAA CATGTACGTTTACTACGTCACCAACTACGTCACAAACAACATCCCAAATAGCGCCGTCCTCAACCCAGCCTACAAGCGCacccacag ATAAACCGACTGATGTCACGCCTACAGATgtcaccacaggcctcccaaccAGCAGTACTCACTCAACTTCACCGACCGTCCAAACTACCCCTGCATTTACAACATCTCCTGCAACCATCCTCCCACCCACTGCAAAAACAACCTCATCTACTTGTAGCACTTCTAAGCCTACTGAGGATGTAGGCACCTCGCCAGAGCCGAGTACTGAGAATG AAACACATACTCCTACGacttaccccacccctcccccaaacccTACGGACGACACCAGCAGTACCGTCAATATGTCCAGTATTGTCCAACCCACTGGTATCGCTAACGGGGGAGCTGTGGAAGGGAGTATCAGGCGCTGGATGGCGGTCTGGATACCAGTGTGCATAGTTGTGGCCTTGGCTTGTGTACTGATACCGCTGTTCATTTTTCACCGCAGGCGCAAGAG AGAACAAAAGAAAGACAAATTGCATGTTAGTGATTCGACAGTGCGCAAGAAAAGCAGTGGAAGCAAGGGAGAAAATGCAGCAAGCAGAAAATATGAATG GATAAATGGAAGACACTCAAACCTGTATGACTCGTTCCAACTTGAAGAAAACATATATGAAAC CCCAGCAAAAACTGACTATGAGGACATGAGTTACAACGACAACAGCCTATCCAAAAg CAATACTGAGGATGACTATGGCGGGTATGACTACGCGAGGTGGCAAGACACCGCCTCTTT AAAAGACAGCTTGCAGCGGGAAAAGTCTGAAAATGTGCTGTACGAGGGCGTAAAACCTACCGGAGA gGGTCAAGGCAACTCTGAGACATTCAACGTTCTGTATGTGAG TCAAGAAGACGGGCCGATCAACAAGCTCCCTATCCCCAAGCCTACCGCTTACCAGCACTGCTGA